From Saccharomycodes ludwigii strain NBRC 1722 chromosome IV, whole genome shotgun sequence, one genomic window encodes:
- a CDS encoding uncharacterized protein (similar to Saccharomyces cerevisiae YNL001W | DOM34 | Duplication Of Multilocus region (paralog of YCL001W-B | putative protein of unknown function)) — MKLLKEEIQPGKSSCAILTLLPQDKEDLFTIYNIINTDDEVIFKKMVTTKLDEASKKKNTDLVKLHLRIVSSEFEPENEFLRYKGITVENENAVTANVDIPIGKYFSFTIDFKYPFTLIKEDYNDYVSKLIKNACNVDHRTEMGAVVLQEGIAHVCLISPFSTMLKNKIEYSMPKKKRTTDLKKYDEKTNKFYRAIYDSMVRHFDFDKLKVVLLCSPGFWAKTLYGNIIKYAEADKNKAILTNKTKFLVAHCSTGYLQGIDEVLKNPAYSSKLQEAKNSKETIIMDEFLDHLNKDDYKAWYGRDEITKAAELSAIQTLLITDTILRSDDLQIRKSSLKLIKDVENTGGSVYVFSSLHSTGEELDKLTGFACILKYPMPDLDEDID, encoded by the coding sequence ATGAAGCTTCTCAAAGAGGAAATACAGCCAGGCAAATCTTCTTGTGCAATTTTAACATTATTGCCGCAGGATAAAGAGGATTTATTCACTATctacaatattattaacactGATGACGAAGTGatcttcaaaaaaatggtaaCTACTAAACTTGATGAGgctagtaaaaaaaaaaacacggATTTGGTCAAGTTACACTTAAGAATTGTTTCATCAGAATTTGAACCCGAAAACGAATTTTTAAGATACAAGGGTATAACCGTTGAAAACGAAAATGCAGTCACTGCCAATGTGGATATACCTATCGGTAAATACTTTAGTTTTACTATTGACTTCAAGTATCCTTTTActttaattaaagaagACTATAACGACTATGTGtctaaattaattaaaaatgccTGTAATGTTGATCATCGTACTGAGATGGGGGCAGTTGTTCTTCAGGAAGGTATAGCTCATGTGTGTTTAATATCGCCTTTCTCGACCATgctaaaaaataaaattgaatatagtatgccaaagaaaaaaagaaccactgatttgaaaaaatacgATGAAAAAACGAACAAGTTTTATAGAGCTATTTATGATTCAATGGTTAGacattttgattttgaCAAATTAAAGGTAGTACTTTTATGTTCTCCTGGTTTTTGGGCCAAAACATTGTAtggaaatattatcaaatatGCAGAGgcagataaaaataaagctaTTTTGactaataaaactaaattTTTGGTAGCACACTGCTCTACTGGCTATCTACAAGGCATAGACGAGGTTTTAAAGAATCCAGCTTATTCCTCCAAATTGCAGGAAGCCAAAAATTCTAAAGAAACAATAATTATGGATGAGTTCTTAGACCATCTAAATAAAGATGATTACAAAGCCTGGTATGGTCGTGATGAAATAACCAAAGCTGCTGAACTAAGTGCCATACAAACTTTATTGATTACTGACACTATTCTAAGGTCAGACGATTTACAAATAAGAAAAtcttctttaaaattaattaaagatgTTGAAAATACTGGAGGTAGTGTTTATGTTTTTAGTTCTCTTCATAGCACAGGTGAAGAATTGGATAAATTGACAGGTTTTGCGtgtattttgaaatatccAATGCCAGATTTGGATGAAGACATTgattaa